The sequence below is a genomic window from Salicibibacter cibarius.
GAAAGTGGGGAGGATTGTGTGTCAGAAACAGGTCGAAAATACAGTGATTATGGATACGAATTACTTAGGAAAACCTTGTTGCCGGAACTACTTAATGAAGATCATGATGCCATTATGTACTGGGGAGGGAAATTACTGGCCCGTAAAAACCCTCTCGATGACATAGAAGAAATTCCGCCGTTTTTCGAACGCGCGGGTTGGGGAAAAATTGAAAAACAGAAGGAAGGCAAAAATCAATGGAAATACGAATTACAGTTAATGAGCGATGAAAAAAATCCTGGGTTTTCCAGGCACTTGGAAGCGGGATTTTTAGCCGGGCAATTCGAACTCCTTTACGGAACAGTAGCGGAAACAACAATGGAAAAAAAACGAAACGGAATCAAACTCCACGTCTACATTGATCCGTTTCGAGAACGTTAAGGGCCTTTCAGTAGGCCCTTCACTTTTCTTGTAGCTTTTCCATTACAGCTCTCGCCACTTGATCGGGAATCGACGCCTGTCTAAAATCTTCAAGGCTCGCTTCCTTCATTTTTTTCATTGATCCGAAATGGCGTAACAATTTCCGCTTCCTTTTTTCACCGATGCCGGGGACATCATCCAGGACAGAAGAAAAGGCACTTTTGCTACGTGTTTGCCGATGAAAGCTTATGGCAAAACGATGGACTTCGTCCTGGATTCTTTGCAAGAGGTGAAACTCGTGGCTATCTCTCGGGAGCCGCACCGGGTTTGCATATTCCCCAAATAATAGCTGCGATGTTTTGTGCTTATCGTCTTTTGCCATGCCCGCGACGGGCAATGGCAAATTAAGCTCATCTTGCAAGACACTGATCGCCGCTGACAACTGCCCTTGTCCTCCATCGACGAGCACCAAATCGGGCAAGGGAGCTTCTTCCCGGAGCAAGCGCAGGTAACGTCTGCGAATCACTTCTTTCATGGACGCGTAATCATCCGGCCCTTGCACGTCTTTGACACGATACTTGCGGTAATCTTTTTTGTACGGTTTTCCGTCAGCAAACACGACCATGGCCGATACGGGGTTCGTGCCCTGGATATTGGAATTGTCAAACGCCTCTATTCGATATGGAGGATCGATATCAAGCACTTCCCCGAGTTTTTCCACAGCTCGTACCGTTCGTGCTTCATCACGCTCGATAAGGTCAAAGCGTTCTTTCAAGGCCGCTTCCGCGTTTTTTGTCGCGAGCTCCAACAGTTCTTTTTTTTGCCCGCGTTTCGGTTCCAACACTTTAATGCCGAGCATCTCCCTCATGTATGCTGCAGAGTCACTCGGAGGAACAATGATTTCTTTCGGCTTGAGATGGTTGTCATCCCAATAAAATTGCCCGACAAACGTCAAAAAATCCTCTTCCGGGGTTTGATAAAAAGGAAACAGGGACACATCCCGCTCAATCAATTTCCCCTGCCGGACAAAAAAGACTTGCACACACATCCAACCCTTGTCATAAGCGTAGGCGAATACATCCCGATTCGTCCCGTCGGTGGCCATCATCTTTTGTTTTTGCATGACAGCATCAATGTGCTCGATCTGATCACGCATTTCCTTTGCCCGCTCAAAGTTTAATTCTTCGGATGCTGCGTGCATTTTCTCTGCAAGCTCGGCGCGCACTTCGTGATGGCCATTATTTAAAAAACGCTGAATGTCATTTACGAGCGCTTCGTTCTTTTCTTGGGAGACCGGAAATTCGCAAGGAGCGAGACATTGGCCGATGTGATAATACAAACATACCCGATCCGGAAGCGTGCGGCATTTTCTGAGCGGATACAACCGGTCCAACAGCTTTTTCGTTTCATTTGCCGCCAAAGCGTTTGGATAGGGACCAAAGTAGCGCCCGCCGTCTTTTTTCACTTGCCGCGTTTTAATGAGGCGGGGGTGTTTTTCGTTCGTAATTTTTAAATAAGGGTACGATTTGTCATCTTTGAGCATTACATTGTATTTAGGCTCGTATTTTTTGATCAAGTTCATTTCCAAAATCAACGCCTCGATATTGGAAGACGTCAATATATACTCGAAATCTTCGATTTGCGTGACGAGCGTCTGGGTTTTCGTATCATGGCTCCCGATGAAATATGACCGCACCCGATTGCGAAGAACTTCCGCTTTGCCGACATAAATAACGACACCATTTTTGTCTTTCATTATATAACAGCCCGGATTTCTCGGAATCACTTCGCTTTTTTGTTTCAATGATTGCATCGTCGTCACCTCCCATCTTTTTGGATATTCCATTCATTCCTTAAAAACCTTGGCGTTCCGCCAAGCGCGGAAGCCGGAAGATAACTCCCCGTTTTTAGAAAACTTGGCTTTTCGCCAAGCTTTTATGGCGAAAGCCTTAGTTACACTTATGTAGGTAAGAAAATTGATTTATACTTTCTTACCTACCCAGAAAAGGCACTTTCCTGCTCCGGTCTCGGAAACCCGGCCGCCATTAAGCAAGAGGCTAACAGCCCGATTGGTTCCAACGCAAAGGATATGCGAATGTAACGTCAAAGTCCTTCCCCCATCGAAAAATGGTATCGCATCAATCGTCTAAGATGAATTTTTGTCCTTCTCGGGGCAGATCGACCTCCGTTTGAGGGATTACTTTACACTTCCGAGCAGGACGTGATTGGTTTTAGCCGACCTCTTTATCAGATGAAATGAACTCCTCTGATGGAAGTTTCACTGCATTCACAAGCGGAAAAAAGCCTGATGCAACACCAGGCTTTTTTCCGTCTGCTTTCATTTATCAACTCAACTTAGCTAATGTGCTTTTCCAACAATTCAACAAGCGCTTCTTTCGGTTGGAAACCAACGACTTGCTCCACTTGTTCTCCATCTTTAAATACCATTAGCGTAGGAATGCTCATTACGCCAAACTTGCCTGCCGTTTCTTTATTTTCATCTACATCTACTTTGGCAATGGTTATCTTGTCACCCATCTCGCCATCAATTTCCTCGAGAACGGGGGCAACCATTTTACAAGGACCGCACCATGTCGCCCAGAAATCAGCGAGTACGACGCCCTCGGATGTTTCTTGGGCAAAATCCTGATCCGTTACATTTTTAATTGCCATTTTTATAATCTCCTTTCATAATCTTCTTAGTTCATCCCACATGTGCATTGTAGCATTCAATTCATACCGCCGCTAACAATCTGCTTATTCCAGAAGTGAAGAGGCCGGAGATGAGATAAAGAGAGACAGCACACCTTTAATAAATGTTACTGTCTCTCCTTTTCCATGTTATTATGCGTCAGCTGTTACTTTTTTGAATTCTTCGATGAGCAACGGGACGATTTCAAATAGGTCACCGGTCAGGCTATAGTCAGCCACATCAAAAATCGGTGATTCTGCATCTTTATTA
It includes:
- a CDS encoding DUF2507 domain-containing protein; the protein is MSETGRKYSDYGYELLRKTLLPELLNEDHDAIMYWGGKLLARKNPLDDIEEIPPFFERAGWGKIEKQKEGKNQWKYELQLMSDEKNPGFSRHLEAGFLAGQFELLYGTVAETTMEKKRNGIKLHVYIDPFRER
- the uvrC gene encoding excinuclease ABC subunit UvrC; amino-acid sequence: MQSLKQKSEVIPRNPGCYIMKDKNGVVIYVGKAEVLRNRVRSYFIGSHDTKTQTLVTQIEDFEYILTSSNIEALILEMNLIKKYEPKYNVMLKDDKSYPYLKITNEKHPRLIKTRQVKKDGGRYFGPYPNALAANETKKLLDRLYPLRKCRTLPDRVCLYYHIGQCLAPCEFPVSQEKNEALVNDIQRFLNNGHHEVRAELAEKMHAASEELNFERAKEMRDQIEHIDAVMQKQKMMATDGTNRDVFAYAYDKGWMCVQVFFVRQGKLIERDVSLFPFYQTPEEDFLTFVGQFYWDDNHLKPKEIIVPPSDSAAYMREMLGIKVLEPKRGQKKELLELATKNAEAALKERFDLIERDEARTVRAVEKLGEVLDIDPPYRIEAFDNSNIQGTNPVSAMVVFADGKPYKKDYRKYRVKDVQGPDDYASMKEVIRRRYLRLLREEAPLPDLVLVDGGQGQLSAAISVLQDELNLPLPVAGMAKDDKHKTSQLLFGEYANPVRLPRDSHEFHLLQRIQDEVHRFAISFHRQTRSKSAFSSVLDDVPGIGEKRKRKLLRHFGSMKKMKEASLEDFRQASIPDQVARAVMEKLQEK
- the trxA gene encoding thioredoxin, which translates into the protein MAIKNVTDQDFAQETSEGVVLADFWATWCGPCKMVAPVLEEIDGEMGDKITIAKVDVDENKETAGKFGVMSIPTLMVFKDGEQVEQVVGFQPKEALVELLEKHIS